The following coding sequences lie in one Gadus macrocephalus chromosome 1, ASM3116895v1 genomic window:
- the LOC132457749 gene encoding deoxycytidylate deaminase-like has protein sequence MASGDTWREDYLAHEDYWMAVAALAAKRSRDPRTQVGACIVNQKNDIVAIGYNRMPKGCDDDHLPWNRHGQGKWDTKYAYVCSAVAVAIMNKKCADLKGCKIYVTLFPCNESAKLIIEAGIKKVVYLSDQYRDMEMIAASKKFLLAVAEVECIQFQPIKPTITIDLTVNN, from the exons ATGGCCAG TGGAGACACGTGGAGGGAGGACTACTTGGCCCATGAGGATTATTGGATGGCCGTGGCAGCCCTGGCAGCTAAGAGAAGCAGGGACCCTAGAACTCAG GTTGGTGCCTGTATAGTGAACCAGAAGAATGACATTGTTGCCATCGGTTACAATCGAATGCCCAAAGGCTGTGACGATGACCATTTGCCATGGAATAGACATGGCCAGGGCAAATGGGACACTAAGTACGCTTATG TGTGCAGTGCAGTGGCTGTAGCCATAATGAATAAGAAGTGCGCTGATCTGAAAGGCTGCAAGATTTACGTGACACTTTTTCCATGCAATGAGTCTGCCAAGCTTATCATCGAAGCAG GTATTAAGAAAGTGGTGTATCTCTCTGACCAGTACCGCGACATGGAAATGATTGCAGCCTCTAAGAAGTTTCTGCTGGCAGTGGCAGAAGTAGAGTGCAt ACAGTTCCAGCCTATAAAGCCAACCATCACCATTGATTTGACGGTCAATAACTAA